The window taaggggcggggatggggcaagaaattttccccgtcatgcggggcggggtggggatggggcaagaaaaatcCATGCGGGGCGGGGGCGAATGTCTcatccttcggccccgccccgccccattgccatccctaattgGTGCATGGACGGAATGGATAAAACCCAAATGTTTTGTAGCATTTGGAGtttataaaaaaggaaattaattaaaattaccTCAAACTTTTAGGATGTAATTTATGATTTGGGTTTTTAGATTTGTATATGTTCTCTCCTTAATTCTTTCTAATcttattttttgatttattttcatgCTTCTGAGCTCCCAGGAGTCAGGACCCAGATTTCTTTCTTATGTTTTATTAATTGGGGTATAGATATACAGCAATTCGAGTATCACCCTGACCGCTTCTACTACAAGAGCATGGATGCTCACAAAGTCCACAAGAGCGTTCACATTGGCCAGAATGTCCCATGCAtgatccttcttctttttctttttttctttttaattttattagtattGCTTAGTAAATCTAAGAGCGAAACTCCATTTTTTAGGTTAGGGTTGAATTATAAATGGAACATGCTCTTTGTATGATGGGCAcaatgcaaaataaaataaaaataaaaaagtgagtgttcataatttttttctccaaatttcttattttatcaATAAGTAACTAAAGTTTTAATAAGTTCAATCAAACAAATAGATCTATAAAATAATAAGTCATACATAGATCGAATATTTTAAtcttaaaaatatatcatagattgattagaaaataatcaattttctatTTATCAAAAGCTATAATTTACAATAGATTCTAAAAACACATAAGCAATTTCTAGGACTTAAAACAGTTCAAATACTGAAACataatttatattcttaataatCTTTTATAACTATGGTCACGCTATATCTCTGTGACTGGACATTAAAATCAGATGAAACTAGTTCCGTGCTAATGTATATCCCTTTATTAGCTAGGTCTAGAAACACGATAAGCTCATGATGTCCCAGATAGAGCTAGTTTCGGTACCAATAAATAACCTCATTGGTTGGGTAtcagagtaaaaaaaaaaaaatttggaataaGGTTAAATAGAAATAAGTGAGGGTTTTTATAGCAAGAAATCTACGAAGCATGGTCACATGGCCATAGACGACATGGCAATTCTCAATAAAATAGGACATGAAACCATGGAGATactacaattaattaatttattaatatatatatatatatattagataattttatttatttataggcatatttcatgtttatttataatttttcaaaataaataactatcaaaaaaatttataaaacatatataaaaataaatgattttttttttctctcaacatAATAAGGACACACATTCAGAACTCAGAAGTGTATCCAACATGTATTCAACACAGACACAAAGCTTTGAAGTATTTGTGTTTCTTAGCgagaaataatgaaaatttgcaTTTGAATCTCCGAGGTGCACATTCCCCATGGGTTACTCAAATTCCACTTCATGATTGAAACTCTAGATTTGTTTATGCAGGTTGCAAATACCTGGCCCCTAACGTCCCACCAATGCATGAGCTGCATTTTTTGTAGTTCCAATGTGTGTTGTGGGTTGGTGGGTTGTCGTTGCTATTGGTGGATGTGGGGTTTCTATTATGGGTTGCCGTTGATGTTGTTGGTTGCAGGTGATGGGTATTTGGCTATGATTTGTTCTATAGGTTCGAATTTGGCtgggtttggtttttgaatttcaatttggtGTTGCAAtgatgggttttggggtttgaTTTGGTGTTTTAATGGAATttcggtggtggtggtggtggttggtgtTTCGGGTGGTTGGTTCGGTGGTGCTGGGGTGTGGGCTTGGTTGTTAAGGATAGAGACAGAGATGAAGGGACGGAggagataataatttttaatattatttgctggtatattttatattattttaatgaactctttgtaaaaataaaaactggaatGTTAGGAAAGttgtaaaataagataataatatagttaaagtaggtttttagggtgtaaaatagGACTTTTTTTGGGCCTCCAAATGCTCTAATAAATGCCATGATTGTTATCTGCCCTACTAGTACATCCAAATTAAAGCCAAGATCATATCTGTAGACTACTAtgcatttattttatattgctTATAGAGCACTCAACACTCAAGCTTCTAGCCTCTAGCAAAGGGAAAATGGATAGCCAGAAAACCTAGTCTAGGAAAGTAGCTGAATCTAATGGGAGTGGAGTTGCAACCTTTTGTACCATGGGGAGCTATCAACTAGGCTTCCATCTTTATCTATTTATaaaatctcttttatttttatgtataattattaaaaaaatttaaataattagctacaaaaaaaaaaagaaaaaaaaaaaagaaaagaaaagaaaagaagaagttagCCCACCTAAATATTTAAGCTCCCCCCTCCTAAATATTTAAGTTAGTCCAATGATTCTCATAAAAAAACAATAGATTTtgtaaatgacaaaatttagttacaaaattggttatagtttAAGGCtgcaaccttacttaatatctttttattagaggtaaattttgacaaatttactattggactatatatattttttttatatcctctatgcttccaaaatttctaaaaaattaaagattaatagctatattatcaataaattgtttaattgcaagtttttataatttaaaattatgcataaaatatcatcttataaattatatagcaaataatatcggattaacacaaaattttacatgtatattaagagtgtaaagaacatgcaatccaacaattagattttcgaaatatgtagtaatgttaatattattaagaaatgttgtaaccttaggctacaataaattttgtccatttgtCAATTGGTATAGTACTTAAGGAGATAgcgtagtttttttttttcacctcaaaatttttttttacatgtttgaTATCAAACTAGACAACTTTTGTATACTCATAGGAGTTTAAAAGATAATAGGTACCCCTAAAAATTATCTAGCgaatatacatattttatagTTTGATAgttttatatacaatatatttataaattatgacttACACTAGTATCAAACTATTAaggtctatatatatatgtatgcgTGTTTATGCATGCTTGTGACAATTTGTCTGGACTCTTTGACTAATATATCCACAATTTGGCCcctccaaaccaaaaaaatcctAGCTCCGCCCTTGCTATGGGTGTGAAAAAATAGGTGACAAAAATTGTGCCACCAAACTTTTCCTAACAAATTTTGTTCCTGTTAACTACCCTAattcttacaaatatatatatatatatatatatatagtgacaCACTTTGCTATAACTTACTTGTGATTAGATTATTTTTCATCAAGCACAATTTGTATGTAATCTAATCATAAGTTAACGCCAAAACAAATTGTGGCAAATTATGTGACAAAGAATGTGTCCATAGAAGAACTATAGTTCTTAAATACCCATAACTCATTGTCAcaattgtttatcaaaaaaacatataaattttagaaaaatattaaaaaccattataaattttattacaaaaaatttataagttgatgtaccaataaatgtgattaatgccaaataacaaaaattttacataaGGATGTCTTAATAAATATAGTTGACAATGactttgatttgaaaaatggtCCTGTTAATGGGGCCCTTAgagcatttttttaatagatcatattagaaaaaaaatttatactaattttataaaaaatataaaaaaaattgtcaaaaaagttgtaaggactcaatttgtaacgatcccaaactggtattgggttcgaatgttaaaggcccaaacaataaaatttgtaaagcgtgggtgtccaagaactaggttaaatctaaaagaaaaacgattaaacctCACGTTTATAGATAGATTAGCACTGATATAACGATCAATTTTTCCTTGAAACAAGTTCAGTTCTTTGGttcataaggtttttttttctgAGTACTCTTTATTTTTCGATGTTCCGATCCCTTTCCTCAATGccttctttcatgttatatactacCCTCTTGatatcatcttcaccacacacgtgtaggttgggttcgaaGGATCTCTTTttgtcccatctaacaccttctggaacctccaactagcagctgtaaggcaTCACTGTTCaagcatcacctccacattaatgcggccagagagttagttgagagtcaattaatgcggaggcagctgttgttatagatatttgtttaccttttctttcttgccCTTGGTCCCATATCCCACTTTTAGTGGTAACGTAGCTCCGAAGTACGTTTGTAACAAGGTGGCGTTCagatcgtcctcggactcatattgttgagaaggattttgtcctcgaaCAAATACTGAACTCTCCTTACGTGATATCTACTCTTCCTTTCGTTTGGTTACCCTTATAacctgatatgggcctcctcggacagtTTTACGTCCTCAGATGagccacaggcccaattaacacgactttaataatttattgattatgCGGCCCCCCACAAAAgtagttaatttttttcccataaaaaattttaaaaaatattttctaaactaacATCCTTAGAAtattcattaacttttttttctttgagaaataCCCACGTGCAAATATATCTAACTGTCAGTAAATGTTTATCCGCCAACTATGAACTACTTCACCAACTCATTTATTTATAACTTGAATGCAGGGCCCGCCTAAGGTATTTTGGGGCCTTAAGCGAAACTTTTAAATTGAGCTTTTTTTACTGTTTAAATATTTACTTTATATTATTaactttatataaaatatttttatttaaattttatttttcttgcttgttaagatgcaaaattataaattaagtttttgtattcaacttcttttaaaatattctttttaattgataataattgcAATTATTTCATTGTTATCTTCTTACtctgttttataaatttattgttcattTGTAAGATTTTTAACTGaatttttagttatatttttttattgctagTGACAAATTAATCTAGAGATCTGTTCTGAGATttgatttaaaaagttttttaaatttttttatgccaaattcacagatttatttaataaaatcaaatagaataaatacttttcaaaaaataaagattaaataaCGTCtaattggaccaagaaacaacgAATTAAGTAGCTAGTGTTAGactattctttatattttaaaataagaatttatgaattaaaaaaaataaaaaagaacaaaatgatAAATCTAGAAGAGCGTAGTCACTGTAATACAACCACTAGAGGAGTCTTTACTCTTTACCAAACATTTGCCTCAAAAACCCAGAGAACCTCTACCGTGTTctttaaaaagcaaaaaaaaaattgtcttcttTCTCCCATTCTTTTCTAAATAACCCAGAGAAAGTAAAATAAGAAAGCTATGTCACAAAAAGGTAAAATATTGGCTTTGTTTTACTTCTTCAAGGGACTGTCGATTGCCGAGGGAGCTGCTTGTAACTGACTACCATTTTAGGTAGAGACGGAAGATCTAGCGGCAATTTTTGATTATCTGGGAGAATATTTCAACCTCTTTAGGTATTCAGTTTTAGTTTAGGAGTTTtggagagattgagagagtttggtctatgtttttactttttagtgtGTCAAGGAGACTCAATTTAGTCTAAAATTCGGAATAATTCTAACTGTTTGAAAGTGAGAGTCAAACAAAATACACACATATTGAGATTGAAATTTCATGTATTAATACTCTTTTGGGGCATAATTAATACTCTTCAAGATAATTaataatccaaaattttcttctaccggtctttgttttttaaatatagtaTTGGATAAATATTGACTAATATTTgagattatatttttaaattttgttgaccTGGAGCTTGATTTTGGGGGCCTTCTAtcacttggggccttaggcaatgGCATTAGTTGCTTCTACTGTTGAGCCGCCCCTGCTTGAACGGCCTTAACTTCTCATCAATATTCACTCAAAGTTGTCGCAAATTCTCTCACTTTTCTGAGCACGTACTCTGAGCTTAAAGTCGGAGAGATATCAATGGAATTGGAAGGCCTGGTTCGTTGCTCAACAAATTACGTTCCTTTGACTCCCATAAGCTTCTTGGAACGAGCAGCAAAGGCCTACAGAGACACAACCTCGGTTGTGAACGGTTCTGTGAAGTACACTTGGGGTGACATGCATGAACGATGTCTGAAAATAGCTTCTGCTCTGAACCAGTTGGGAATTTCTCGTGGGGATGTGGTGAGTTgattcttttgattttgttcaTGCTTCATTGATTTGATTTCGGCTTTTGATCATTGTTTTTAGGAGTCCGTGTTTATTTGACTTTGGATATAAAATGAAAGAGAAGtgctttttattatattttcactACAAATAATaggtggttagttattattgattcaaatttgaacctaacactaagattatttttttctccaataataacaattaataacAACCTACTAATtagaatttattgaaaaaatattgtggacatatcattttgtcaaaatagaaaatatttttgaccAACTAGCCTCCTGAGCCAAAAAGAGACTACCAAAATTTGAGTAAGGGCAATTACACACTAATTATACACACATGGCCACATGtcaaaaaaactaataaaattttatctaaacATGATTTCACAGTTTTAACTAAAATACAATTTCAAAAGGTACGTGGCCATAGGCGGGTTACATACAAAACAGGGGGTTCAATTGAACCTCCCAAcctagcccaaaaaaaaaaaaatatatatatatatatatatataaatttttttgaccccctcaaaaacaaatatttgaacaccctaaccctgaccattttttttaaacgcAACTGATATAAACTTGAATATGATTATTTTAGTGttactttcacaatattttcacattaatttcacaataaaagttaagtggtaagttgtaattggtttttttatCTAGCCCATaactaacataatttttttacctacctttaacaacttgccacctaaattttgttgtgaaatttttgtgaaagtgttgtgttAATAACACAGctcttaaattatttaattttataagaaagaaaacaaggtttcaaattttttctcatttgttaaataaataaatatctccAGGACTTTGGCATTGACAGCGGAATGAAGCTAGTTTTTCACTGCACTTTTCTTTCTCATTAGCAAAATATTATACCACCGATACAACCAACACATATGTATTTACATCTATGATTCTTCCctcattctctctatctctctctcgttctgttttcttagtttttctctctATCCGATTAAGTAGCTAGTTTGATAAGTGCTCTTCTGACCAAGTCCAAGAAGTCTTTTGGTGCTTGTTTCAATTCCAAGAAAGTGACCAAATGTATGATTAAAAGACCATactctttgaaaaaaaaaaaaaaacttatattagtttctgttctttttcttaatttcacGTTTACTCCCAATCAAACTCCTAAGTGTTTTAgtattcttctttatcatatatttttgtttaattgatattacatataaatataataagttattatgaatttgacaaaaatgtatgattaattatttaattctaTTTGTTTATGCATTCAATGTTCGTTGTCTTAGCTATctttaaacttttaataatttttttagactattgtataatatagttgtattgtataatatattgtatttagaatactattttagattattgtatataatatggaagtagtatattcaaaagaaaaataattattttattttttacttgcccTCCATGACAAATTCCTAGCTCCTCTAGTGCTGACCCCCTTAGAAATATATCTTGGAGCCGCCACTGTACATGGCTCTACACATGGGTAATGTGTATGGGGTGTGAAATAAGGAGTGTGTACAAATTTCAGGACCAAtgtttggttgttgttgtatgTTTACCTAACACGTTATATTTTATGcttataaattattattctttcttgaatttatgTCTAAATATttggtttatactttatactaTTTATctatctatcatttttttttttttttggagatgtAGGATTTTCCAATGTCATATCTGTTTTGGTATggaatgaattttattttttatttgccaAGCAATTATATTGATTTGGTCTATTAGCATTACTTGgtctatttaccaaaaaaagaatgatTACCAAGTTACCCGGACTAGGTCAGTCGGGTCACTCAAATGGGTCGGTTTGTAGGATCCCTTGGACAACCTATTTACTTTGCtgtaaattttattgcaatggcataggtttttattattattattattattgaagatctaaagtcattgaaaaaaaaaagtggtcaaGACTAAAAAGCATTTTATAATACAATCTATTTAGTttcttgatttgatttttctattttgaaatttattgaaaGTTGCTTATTGCCAAGTTGATCCAATTACTTAATGTAGCTTGCCACTGAGATTGCCTATTTTTATAGCAAGAATATAAAGGAATTTGCATTTGAAACTCCCAAGGTGCACCTTCCCAGTGATTTACTCTAGTCCATTTCACGGATGAAACTCTGGATTTGTTTATGCAGGTTGCAACCCTGGCCCCTAATGTCCCAGCAATGCATGAGCTGCATTTTGCAGTTCCAATGGCAGGAGCTCTCATCTGTCCACTTAATACACGCCATGATTCAGCAATGTTATCAGTCCTGCTAGAACATTCAGAAGCCAAGATCATATTTGTAGACTACCAATTACTTGATATTGCTCATGGAGCACTCAAGCTTCtaacaaagacaaaaagaaagccACCAATTCTAGTCTTAATAGCTGAATCTGATGGCCCATTACCCACTGATCACATTTCCTCTGAAACTCACGAATATGAGAGTCTTCTGGCAGAAGGACACGATGGATTTGAGATAATACGACCAAATAGTGAATGGGATCCTATTTGTATTAATTACACTTCTGGCacaacatctagaccaaaaGGAGTAGTGTATTGTCACAGAGGTGCCTATCTAAATTCTCTAGCAAGTGTTCTTCTCCACGGGATTGGCTCATTGCCGGTTTACCTTTGGACTGTGCCTATTTTTCACTGCAATGGGTGGAACCTCACTTGGGGATTGGCAGCTCAGGGTGGCACCAATGTATGCCTCAGAAAAGTTACTCCAAAGGCCATATTTGACAACATTGCTCTGCATAATGTGACACACATGGGAGGGGCACCAACTGTCCTGAACATGATTGTGAACTCGCCGATCAGTGATCGAAGGCCACTTCCCCACAAGGTGGAAGTAATGACCGGGGGTGCACCCCCACCTCCACAAATTCTTTCCAAAATGGaagaattgggttttgggatATCTCACTTGTATGGCCTTACAGAAACATATGGTCCAGGAACTTCTTGCATATGGAAACCAGAGTGGGATTCTCTACCTCTCAATGAACGATACAAATTAAAAGCTCGACAAGGAGTTCATCATGTTGGATTGGAGGATGTTGAGGTAAAAGATCCTGTCACAATGGCAAGTGTACCAGCTGATGGTAAAACTATAGGGGAAATAATGTTTAGAGGTAACACAGTAATGAGTGGATACTTAAAAGATTTGGAAGCAACAAAAGAAGCTTTCAATGGTGGATGGTTTCGAAGTGGGGATTTAGCTGTGAAACATCCTGATAATTATATCGAAGTAAAGGATCGGTTGAAGGATGTGATAATTTCTGGTGGGGAAAACATAAGCACAGTTGAGGTGGAAACAGTTTTGTATAGTCATCCAGCAATTCTTGAGGCTGCAGTGGTTGCACGACCAGATAATCATTGGGGCCAAACTCCTTGTGCATTTGTGAAGTTAAAAGAAGGATATGATGGTGTTGGTGCTCAGgaaataatcaagttttgtcGAGATCATTTACCACATTATATGACTCTTAAGACTGTCATTTTTGAGGATTTGCCAAAAACCTCAACGGGAAAGATACAAAAgtttattttgagagagaaagcaAAGGCCATGGGCAGCCTTTCTTGACCAAGAAGTTTGGCAAGTGTCAAAGCTTTTTAATCTTCTCGGAatgtaatatattttctttctttgttctataataaatccaacaaaataTCTAATTTAGTCACTAAATGTATGTTTGGTATGATGTAATAACTCATGTAATGGAATAGTTATTAATGTATACTAGCAATTTCATCATTTAGTTGCATCTTTATTACATGGATCAATTATTATACtggaataatttttctttaaattgaagaataactatttctctttaaaattgatgtaatagttattccttagtgcatataataggttttaaaattaatatatttctaaaaatataaatttttcttatacatcatcttttacaaACTTTCCATTGTAACAACCAAatttatgaatagtaataattattcaattacaaTATCATTTATTCCCAGTAATCAAGATTACTATTCTTAATATAGTCTACATTTAGTGTACCCAACGTGCCCTAAAAAGTTTTAAG of the Quercus robur chromosome 10, dhQueRobu3.1, whole genome shotgun sequence genome contains:
- the LOC126703452 gene encoding isovalerate--CoA ligase AAE2-like, which codes for MELEGLVRCSTNYVPLTPISFLERAAKAYRDTTSVVNGSVKYTWGDMHERCLKIASALNQLGISRGDVVATLAPNVPAMHELHFAVPMAGALICPLNTRHDSAMLSVLLEHSEAKIIFVDYQLLDIAHGALKLLTKTKRKPPILVLIAESDGPLPTDHISSETHEYESLLAEGHDGFEIIRPNSEWDPICINYTSGTTSRPKGVVYCHRGAYLNSLASVLLHGIGSLPVYLWTVPIFHCNGWNLTWGLAAQGGTNVCLRKVTPKAIFDNIALHNVTHMGGAPTVLNMIVNSPISDRRPLPHKVEVMTGGAPPPPQILSKMEELGFGISHLYGLTETYGPGTSCIWKPEWDSLPLNERYKLKARQGVHHVGLEDVEVKDPVTMASVPADGKTIGEIMFRGNTVMSGYLKDLEATKEAFNGGWFRSGDLAVKHPDNYIEVKDRLKDVIISGGENISTVEVETVLYSHPAILEAAVVARPDNHWGQTPCAFVKLKEGYDGVGAQEIIKFCRDHLPHYMTLKTVIFEDLPKTSTGKIQKFILREKAKAMGSLS